The following proteins come from a genomic window of Macaca thibetana thibetana isolate TM-01 chromosome 15, ASM2454274v1, whole genome shotgun sequence:
- the CDC26 gene encoding anaphase-promoting complex subunit CDC26 isoform X2, with protein sequence MLRRKPTRLELKLDDIEEFESIRKDLETRKKQKEDVEVVGGSDGEGAIGLSSDPKSREQMINDRIGYKPQPKPNNRSSQFGSLEF encoded by the exons ATGCTGAGACGAAAACCAACACGCCTAGAGCTAAAGCTTGATGACATTGAAGAGTTTGAGAGCATTCGAAAGGACCTGGAG ACCCgtaagaaacagaaggaagatgTGGAAGTTGTAGGAGGCAGTGATGGAGAAGGAGCCATTGGGCTCAGCAGTGATCCCAAGAGCCGGGAACAAATGATCAATGATCGGATTGGTTATAAACCCCAACCCAAGCCCAATAATCGTTCATCTCAATTTGGAAGTCTTGAATTTTAG
- the PRPF4 gene encoding U4/U6 small nuclear ribonucleoprotein Prp4 isoform X2 — translation MLSFVFDRSGLCKLWSVPDCNLLHTLRGHNTNVGAIVFHPKSTVSLDQKDVNLASCAADGSVKLWSLDSDEPVADIEGHTVRVARVMWHPSGRFLGTTCYDRSWRLWDLEAQEEILHQEGHSMGVYDIAFHQDGSLAGTGGLDAFGRVWDLRTGRCIMFLEGHLKEIYGINFSPNGYHIATGSGDNTCKVWDLRQRRCVYTIPAHQNLVTGVKFEPIHGNFLLTGAYDNTAKIWTHPGWSPLKTLAGHEGKVMGLDISSDGQLIATCSYDRTFKLWMAE, via the exons ATGCTTTCCTTTGTATTTGATAGGAGTGGGCTTTGCAAGCTCTGGTCTGTTCCTGATTGCAACCTCCTTCACACTCTTCGAG GGCATAACACAAATGTAGGAGCAATTGTATTCCATCCCAAATCTACTGTCTCCTTGGACCAAAAAGATGTCAACCTGGCCTCTTGTGCGGCTGATGGCTCTGTGAAGCTTTGGAGTCTCGACAG TGATGAACCAGTGGCAGATATTGAAGGCCATACAGTGCGTGTGGCCCGGGTAATGTGGCATCCATCAGGACGTTTCCTGGGCACCACCTG CTATGACCGTTCATGGCGATTATGGGATTTGGAGGCTCAAGAGGAGATCCTGCATCAGGAAGGCCACAGCATGGGTGTGTATGACATTGCCTTCCATCAAGATGGCTCTTTGGCTGGCACTGG gGGACTGGATGCATTTGGTCGAGTTTGGGACCTACGCACAGGACGTTGTATCATGTTCTTAGAAGGCCACCTGAAAGAAATCTATGGAATAAATTTCTCCCCCAATGG CTATCATATTGCAACCGGCAGTGGTGACAACACCTGCAAAGTGTGGGACCTTCGACAGCGGCGTTGCGTCTACACCATCCCTGCTCATCAGAACTTAGTGACTGGTGTCAAGTTTGAGC CTATCCATGGGAACTTCTTGCTTACGGGTGCCTATGATAACACAGCCAAGATCTGGACGCACCCAGGCTGGTCCCCGCTGAAGACTCTGGCCGGCCATGAAGGCAAAGTGATGGGCCTAGATATTTCTTCCGATGGGCAGCTCATAGCCACTTGCTCATATGATAGGACCTTCAAGCTCTGGATGGCTGAATAG
- the PRPF4 gene encoding U4/U6 small nuclear ribonucleoprotein Prp4 isoform X1, translated as MASSRTSSTATKTKTPDDLVAPVVKKPHIYYGSLEEKERERLAKGESGILGKEGLKAGIEAGNINITSGEVFEIEEHISERQAEVLAEFERRKRARQINVSTDDSEVKACLRALGEPITLFGEGPAERRERLRNILSVVGTDALKKTKKDDEKSKKSKEEYQQTWYHEGPNSLKVARLWIANYSLPRAMKRLEEARLHKEIPETTRTSQMQELHKSLRSLNNFCSQIGDDRPISYCHFSPNSKMLATACWSGLCKLWSVPDCNLLHTLRGHNTNVGAIVFHPKSTVSLDQKDVNLASCAADGSVKLWSLDSDEPVADIEGHTVRVARVMWHPSGRFLGTTCYDRSWRLWDLEAQEEILHQEGHSMGVYDIAFHQDGSLAGTGGLDAFGRVWDLRTGRCIMFLEGHLKEIYGINFSPNGYHIATGSGDNTCKVWDLRQRRCVYTIPAHQNLVTGVKFEPIHGNFLLTGAYDNTAKIWTHPGWSPLKTLAGHEGKVMGLDISSDGQLIATCSYDRTFKLWMAE; from the exons ATGGCTTCCTCGCGAACCTCCTCCACG GCAACCAAAACTAAAACACCCGATGACTTAGTTGCTCCGGTTGTGAAGAAACCACACATCTATTATGGAAGTttggaagagaaggagagggagcgTCTGGCCAAAGGAGAGTCTGGGATTTTGGGGAAAGAAGGACTTAAAGCAGGGATCGAAGCTGGAAATATTAATATAACCTCTG gAGAAGTGTTTGAAATTGAAGAGCATATCAGTGAGCGACAGGCAGAAGTATTGGCTGAGTTTGAGAGAAGGAAGCGAGCCCGGCAGATCAATGTTTCCACAGATGACTCAGAGGTCAAGGCTTGCCTTAGAGCCTTGGGGGAACCCATCACACTTTTTGGAGAGGGTCCtgctgaaagaagagaaag gttaAGAAATATCCTCTCAGTCGTCGGTACTGATGCCTTGAAAAAGACCAAAAAGGATGATGAGAAGTCTAAAAAGTCCAAAGAAGAG TATCAGCAGACCTGGTACCATGAAGGACCAAATAGCTTGAAGGTGGCAAGACTATGGATTGCTAATTATTCATTGCCCAG GGCAATGAAACGCTTGGAAGAGGCCCGACTCCATAAGGAGATTCCTGAGACAACAAGGACCTCCCAGATGCAAGAGCTGCACAAGTCTCTCCGG tctttgaATAATTTTTGCAGTCAGATTGGGGATGATCGGCCTATCTCCTACTGTCACTTTAGTCCCAATTCCAAGATGCTGGCCACAGCTTGTTG GAGTGGGCTTTGCAAGCTCTGGTCTGTTCCTGATTGCAACCTCCTTCACACTCTTCGAG GGCATAACACAAATGTAGGAGCAATTGTATTCCATCCCAAATCTACTGTCTCCTTGGACCAAAAAGATGTCAACCTGGCCTCTTGTGCGGCTGATGGCTCTGTGAAGCTTTGGAGTCTCGACAG TGATGAACCAGTGGCAGATATTGAAGGCCATACAGTGCGTGTGGCCCGGGTAATGTGGCATCCATCAGGACGTTTCCTGGGCACCACCTG CTATGACCGTTCATGGCGATTATGGGATTTGGAGGCTCAAGAGGAGATCCTGCATCAGGAAGGCCACAGCATGGGTGTGTATGACATTGCCTTCCATCAAGATGGCTCTTTGGCTGGCACTGG gGGACTGGATGCATTTGGTCGAGTTTGGGACCTACGCACAGGACGTTGTATCATGTTCTTAGAAGGCCACCTGAAAGAAATCTATGGAATAAATTTCTCCCCCAATGG CTATCATATTGCAACCGGCAGTGGTGACAACACCTGCAAAGTGTGGGACCTTCGACAGCGGCGTTGCGTCTACACCATCCCTGCTCATCAGAACTTAGTGACTGGTGTCAAGTTTGAGC CTATCCATGGGAACTTCTTGCTTACGGGTGCCTATGATAACACAGCCAAGATCTGGACGCACCCAGGCTGGTCCCCGCTGAAGACTCTGGCCGGCCATGAAGGCAAAGTGATGGGCCTAGATATTTCTTCCGATGGGCAGCTCATAGCCACTTGCTCATATGATAGGACCTTCAAGCTCTGGATGGCTGAATAG
- the RNF183 gene encoding E3 ubiquitin-protein ligase RNF183, whose protein sequence is MAEQEGRELEAECPICWNPFNNTFHTPKMLDCCHSFCVECLAHLSLVTPAQRRLLCPLCRQPTVLALGQPVTDLPTDTAMLTLLRLEPHHVILEGRQLCLKDQPKSRYFLRQPRVYTLDLGPQPGGQTGPPPDTASATVPTPIPIPSHYSPRECFRNPQFRIFAYLMTVILSVTLLLIFSIFWTKQFLWGVG, encoded by the coding sequence ATGGCTGAGCAGGAGGGCCGGGAGCTTGAGGCCGAGTGTCCCATCTGCTGGAATCCCTTCAACAACACGTTCCATacccccaaaatgctggattgCTGCCACTCCTTCTGCGTGGAATGcctggcccacctcagcctggtgACTCCAGCCCAGCGCCGCCTGCTGTGCCCGCTCTGTCGCCAGCCCACGGTGCTGGCCTTGGGGCAGCCCGTCACTGACTTGCCCACGGACACTGCCATGCTCACCCTGCTCCGCCTGGAGCCGCACCACGTCATCCTGGAAGGCCGTCAGCTGTGCCTCAAAGACCAGCCCAAGAGCCGCTACTTCCTGCGCCAGCCTCGAGTTTACACGCTGGACCTCGGCCCCCAGCCTGGGGGCCAGACTGGGCCGCCCCCAGACACGGCTTCTGCCACCGTGCCTACgcccatccccatccccagccaCTACTCTCCGAGGGAGTGTTTCCGCAATCCTCAGTTCCGCATCTTTGCCTACCTGATGACCGTCATCCtcagtgtcactctgttgcttaTCTTCTCCATCTTTTGGACCAAGCAGTTCCTTTGGGGGGTGGGGTGA
- the CDC26 gene encoding anaphase-promoting complex subunit CDC26 isoform X1 yields the protein MNDVHTFRICLDAEDNPVNCVDFSMLRRKPTRLELKLDDIEEFESIRKDLETRKKQKEDVEVVGGSDGEGAIGLSSDPKSREQMINDRIGYKPQPKPNNRSSQFGSLEF from the exons atgaatgacGTACACACATTTAGGATCTGTTTGGACGCTGAGGATAATCCTGTGAATTG TGTTGACTTCAGTATGCTGAGACGAAAACCAACACGCCTAGAGCTAAAGCTTGATGACATTGAAGAGTTTGAGAGCATTCGAAAGGACCTGGAG ACCCgtaagaaacagaaggaagatgTGGAAGTTGTAGGAGGCAGTGATGGAGAAGGAGCCATTGGGCTCAGCAGTGATCCCAAGAGCCGGGAACAAATGATCAATGATCGGATTGGTTATAAACCCCAACCCAAGCCCAATAATCGTTCATCTCAATTTGGAAGTCTTGAATTTTAG